From Symphalangus syndactylus isolate Jambi chromosome 5, NHGRI_mSymSyn1-v2.1_pri, whole genome shotgun sequence:
tctttcaaaagccTTTCCCCAAATATCTATTCTATGTTGCTCATCATTTGTCgtcttttttaaaattccccCTTTTGTTCATTCATGTTTGAGAGAAGGACTAAAAGACTGAttgggaggctgggtgtggtagctcacatctataatctcagcgctttgggaggccgaggtgggagggtcacttgagcccaggagctcaaggctaggctgggcaacatagtgaggcccccatctctagaaaaaataaaaaattagccggatgtggtggtgcccgcctgtagtcccagctactcaggaggctgaggggggaggattgcttgagcccaggaggttgaggctgcagtgagctatgatcatgccattgcattccagcctgggcgaaagagtgagacactgtatcaaaaaaaaaaaaaaaagattttttcatCTGTACTTCTAGGCTGCTGTAAAGATGTATAAAgttttcactttttccatcataCTCACATTagaaacacctgaattttggagggaacacattcaaacgGTAGCAAATTTAGTAGAGCAAATTCCAAAGACATTGAGCCTAGGCCAGTTGTCAGTCCTGGGTGTAATCTTAGATGTTTTCAGGCTCTGAAGCTTTGCATTTAAATGCAAATTTCGGAACAAAGATCTGTGTCTCTGCATTGACCAAATAGAAGGTATGTGAATGTTATGGTCTTGATTGTTTTCCAAGATTTTTTCTGCGGGGACTTTTGGAAGCACGTAGGGAGAGATGAGAAGTTCCAAGGAAAAGGGTGTGAGGTCTTTGGGGCCAGCTTTGAGCTGGCAAGGCTAAATTATAGGAAGAAGGCAGAGAGGTGGGCAGAGACCAGATGTGGGAGGACTTCCTGTGTCATGCCAGGGAGTTTGGACTCCACCCTGTAGATGACGGGAGCCAAGACAGGGCTTGGCGCAAACACATGGCACATTTGTGGTTAAGAAACGTCTTCCTTGCTTCCTTGTAGCCTTGAGGGATGAATTAAGGGGCTGGAAAAGTGGGAGCAGGATGGCCTGTGCCCATGGTTCAGGTGAGAGGCGGGTGGGTGGCAGGGGCTAGGGAGGAGGTGGCTGAGTTTAGCTCCAGTCCCCAAAAGGTGCTGTGGGGAGGAAGAATTTCCAGCTGCCAAGTCAGCCTCTtagatcaatttcttttttttctttctttctttcttttcttttttttgagacagagtcccactcatgtcgcccaggctggagtgcaatggtgtgatcttggctcactgcaacctccgcctcccaggttcaagcaattctgttgcctcagcctctggagtagctgggattacaggcgtccaccaccacgcccggctaatttttgtatttttgtagagacagggtttccccatgttggccaggctgtctcgaactcctgacctcaggtgatccacccgcctcggcctcccaaagtgctgggattacaggcgtgagccaccgcgcccggccattagaTCAATTTCTTTATGCTTAAAATGAAGGAAAGGTGAATCATTGATAAGGTGTTCCCTCTTTAAGAAAGCACAAGATGGTTTATCAGGGCCTCTCTTCGCAGGCAGTGGGGCCTCATCCACAACCCTGGAAAAGAACTGGAAAGCGTTGCTCAGCCAGGTACGGAGGGCAGGGCCACATGGGACTCCCGTCTCCAGGCCCCCTCTCCAGCTCccgtttctttttttgtttttgtttttgtttttttttgagacagtttctctcttgttgcccagtctggagtgcaatggcgtgatctcggctcaccgcaacctccgcctcctaggttcaagcgattctcctgcctcagcctccctagtggctgggatcacaggcatgtgccaccacgcccagctaattttgtatttttagtagagacggggtttctccatgttcgtcaggctggtcttgaactcccgacctcagatgatccgtccgccttggcctcccaaagtgctgggattacaggcgtgagccaccgcgcccggcccagctccCGTTTCTTGTCCCCCCCAGGGGAAGTGTCTGAGGCCGCAAAGAGGAGATGATGGAGTGTGGAGGGTCCTCCTAGACACCCACGCGGACCCTCCGCCAGGCCGCGGCCCCTGCAGCCACGGTTGGACTCAGTACCCCGGGAATCCAGCTTTGAGGTCCCGGGCACCTCCAGCAGAGCCGTTGGCGCTGTCATCCTTGAGTGTTTTTCCCTGGAAAAGCTTCAGTGAGAAGAAGGGAGAAGCTTACAGGGGCCAACAAAACCCCAAAGCGTTACCCCCAGATTTGGATTAAACTGCTCCGTGATCTTCATCAAGTTAGTGTAAGGCATGatggcgccactgtgctccagcctgggcgagagcgagacctggcctcaaaaaaggaaaatcaataaatcaatcaatcaatccccGCATAGGGCGACCCTGCGGGTCCGCAGTTACACCAGCCACGCCGCCTTCAGCCCCCACGTCTTCCCCCGGCCCGGCAGGAGGGTGTCCAGGGCCCCGCGCTCAGGTGCAGGGAGCGAGGCCGACAGGGGAGCGGGGCGGGTGGGGTCCCGGGGCCGGCAGTGCGCGGCGGGGAAGGCTTGAGTCCAGGCCCCGTAGCTCCCGCCCTCCCCCGGCGGCTCTGCGGCCCGAGTTGGCTGTGGGATACCCGGGGCGGGTTCTCATCCCCCAGGCCCGCGCCCCGCCGCGAGGAGCCGCTGACCTCAGGCGAAACCCAGCaggagaagaagaaggggaaaagGCGTGCGGGCGGAAGGGGAAACTTGATTTTTCCTCTGGTCTCTTCCAGGCCGCGGGGAAGGGTCGGCGCGGACGGAGCTCGGGGCATGTGGGACCCTCGCGCCTTCGAGCGGCGCTGGCGGGCGGAGTTCCCTGGGGCGGAGGCGCCGGTCCCGAGGCTGGAGTCGGCGCGGGACGCGGAGCAGGAGCTGGAGCGCTGCAGACTCAACCTGGAGCAGCTGCAACAGGTGCTGGCGGAGGAGCAGCTCAAAGCCTCCCTCCTGCAGGCCGTGCTGGCCGGGGGCGGCGGCGGAGACTCCGGGGACCCCGGGCGCCCCCACCCCGAGGCTGAGTCTCCCGGCGCGGACCTGCCCGCCGGGCCGGGGCGGCCGGAGAAGCGGGCGGGGGAAGGAGCTGGGCCGACGCCGTCCACCAGCAgctcctgcagccccagctgcagTTCCGAGCCCGGGAGGACGACGCGCCCCTCGGGGACCCCCACGCGGCTCCTGGTACGGACGAGGGGGGCGACGGCAGCGACCACGACTTGGAGATGGTGGATTTCAACGAGAAGTTCGTTCTCGGCTGCTGGCTGGTGGCCCCTTACCGGTTCGGGACCCGCGAGGAGGCGGAGAGGCCGGGGCGGACGTGCAGCCCCCACCGCTGGATGCACCTGATCCCTGGGGGGCGGCGGCCGCAGCGGGGGACCCGCGACCTGGAGCAGCCGGAGGCCAAGGACCGCCCGGGCTCGCCCCTCGCCGCGGAGGAGACCCCCAGGCGCGAGTACCTCCCACCGTGGAGGCACCAGAGGTTCCTGCCGGTGCCCGAGCGGGACTCGCCCGGCCACAGCTCGCCGGAGAGAGACAGCGACGGCAGACGGCACAGCTCAGACCGAGAGGATGGCTTCTCCGCAGGTGGGCGCCCCCCTCAGAACCCCGCTCCCCGCCGCGACCCCCCAGACTCCCCTAGACCTCGCCGCGCGCCGCCCACCCCGGGCTGCTGGGATCCCTTCCTGGCCGACTCCGTGGCCCTGTTTAACCTCAAGCTCGGGGCTGGGGAGCGGGCGGGAAGGAGGGTGAGCTGCGCCTGTTTACCACAAAGCCACTTGTGGAACTTAGAAAAAACATGCAAAGCGACGTTAAGGTCGAGCGACTCTATGAAAATGAACTTGTGGCGGCGGCAGGGCTGATGGAATGGGTCCTGTGGCCGGCCCGTGGGAGGAGCCTGAGCCCAGGCCTCAGCCTTTCATCTCTGGCCGTGacatccctcacccccctccctcAAACCTGACCCCCGCCAGATTCCTTCACACCACCGGATGCTGTCACCCTTCTGTCTGTCACTCCTCTCTGCACACACTCCAGGGGCTTCCCATTTCCCGGAAATTCCCCATCCTTCTGAGCTCCGCTTTCCTAACCGTGGAAAGCCAAACCTTCCACTCAATTTTCTGAACTTAGTCTCGTCTTCTCCAGGCTGCTCTGTGTTTTGGGGCCACATGCAAACTTCAGGGAATGTCCATGGCCCTCACCAGCGCTCTTTGCGGACTCGTCTTCTCTTAGAAGGCGGCGCCCAGCCTCTTGGCTTTCTAGGGGTCTGGGAGtaagagaggaaggggaaggctTAGGCCCATCTAGTTTTCCAGCTGGCCTGGTGCCCAGAGATCATGTCTAGTCCAGCGTCTTCATTtgatagaagaggaaactgaagctcagaaggaTTAAGTGCTCGTTGGGGTGAGCTGAGACCTTCACCGAGTCTCCTGTCATCTCTCTCCCCTCACATGTGCTCTCTTTTCTGAGGACAGGACCTGGTCTTAGTCATCTTTGAACCCCCTTCTGGTAGTATGCACGGTGCCTTGTAGCAGTCAAAGCTCAATGAATAATGGCTGAATAAATGAttgcctgggaaaaaaaaaaagaagattttttGTTTGGGGACTTAATTTAGGCTTTCATTTTCTTGGTTTGGAAATTGTTAATCTAAAATATACTTTCGAGTGCTTCAGAACTAAAGAAGTAATGTCGTaggcttctttttgtttgtttgtttgagacagggtctcactgtcacccaggctggagtgcagtagcgtggtcatggctcactgcaaccttgaactcccgggttcaagcaatcttacTGAgtcgctggaactacaggcggGTGCCCCACGTCCAgctaatgcttttttttaaattttttgtagactttgagtctcgctctgttccccaggctggtcttgaactcctggcctcaagtgatccaccacctcaggctcccaaagtgctgggattacaggcgtgtgccaatgTGCCTGGCTGTAGGCTTGTTTTATGAGTCTGGGAGTAAAATACTTCTTAGAATTGTCCAATTAGAATGAgagtttgttttaatgtttttatgcaGTTTAACTGAGGTGGAATAAACTGCATGAAAACATTAAACCTTTTCCGTGGGTCAGGCAGCCATTGTACTAAAGATCATGAACCCTTTCATTTTCTCCTCTAAGATAATAAACAAGGGACCGCAACTTTGAGGGAAATCTAGAAAGGTAAGAGACTGAACTTTGGAGATGTCAGATCAGGCCAGGTGAAAAGCAGATTTCTAGGCTCCTAAAATAAGGTGGGAACAGGCCCAGAACAACCTTGGACATGGTGTGTTCGGATGCATTGGATGCTTTTCTTTTGAAGGAAAGTTGATGTGTTGAAGTCATGGAAAGCAAGATTGGCCAGAAAAGGCAGATGGTTAGAAGTCTTGAATTCAAGACaggtgtgtgtttctgtttggtGTGATTATTGACAGGACGGCCTTAAGCAGGGGATAGTGTGCTCAGGATATTGCTTTAGAAAGAGATGTTGAATTCTGTTTGTGATGTGCTGATTAATACTTAAGTGGAGAAGTTTTGTGGATGGGAACATGACTGAGGTTGAACGTATAGGAGGAAATACAGGCCAAAGGCATTTGTGAGCATTGTGAGGAAAACAAGCGTAGGATGGAATATCAGGGCTGAAAGGTGAAGGTGCACACAGGGAGAAGGGAGCTCCATGAAGTATGGAGTCATGGGCAGAGTTTGAGTGAAGGTGGTCAGTAACCAGGTCTAGAAATCAGTGAATTAGCcggcttggaaaaaaaaaatcgagaTGAATATAAACTACTCCTTTAGAGATTTTGGCATTTGAAGTAGAAAAATAAGGTAATTGAAAAAagttaggattttaaaaaatctgcatatatttGTTATGTGTGTAAGAACAGATAGTATGGGAAGGGAGGGAGCAGAACGATGCAAATAAAGATATTGTTCTGGGGGATATTattcaaattctttttaaattgttattattttttgagatagggtctctgtcacgcaggctggagtgcagtggcatgatcacagtttactgcagcctcaaattcctgggcccagACGAGCCTTCTATTTCCGCCTCGCGAGCACCTGAaatcaaattctttttctaacTCATTTTTTAGTTATTAATGTCAATAGATGCTTACTACATAAAACCATAAACTGAAATTAGGGGAAAGCACCAAATGTCTCCAGAGAGAACAActaaaattaattgaaattaacATTTCAATATAAGTTCTTCTGGTCTTTTCCTGTGCATATTTCAGCATAATTGAAATTCTATTCCTTTGTGTATTCCATTTTTCGTTTCAAAGTTTTTTGATACAGGAGAAATTATGCTGTGTTGGTATTTCAGTGGCCTGTTAATATTTCATGGAATTAACTGTTTTGCTATTTTTGTACATGcagattttgtgtttgtttttgtggttgCAAGGTTGAGATAGGTATCCTTATGCCTAAATTTGTGTTTACATCTTAGACTAGTTTCGTGGAATACAATTCTAGAAGTTGAGTTTCTGGAACAAACTATGAACAGTTAAGGTTCTTGACACCTGCTGCTAAACTGTCTCAAAGGTTCCTCTTAAGAGGAGATTTAAAAGAtggcttggccaggcgtggtggctcatgccagtaatcccagcacttcgggagactgatgtgggtggatcacttgagatcagaagtttgagaccagcctggccaacatggtgaaaccctgtctctactaaaaatataaacaaattagctgggcgtggtgatgtatgtctgaaatcccagctactcaggagactgaggcacgagaatcacttgaacctgggaggcagagtttgtagtgagcagagatcatccCTGTatactcccacctgggtgacagagtgagactctgttttaaaaaaggaagtaaaaattaaagaagtaaataaatgatGGCATATTTCATAATAGTTATGACTTTGTAAAGCTTTTAAATCTGCTTTACCCAGAGTCtagcttttaaataaaatctaggaTATAAAAGGTGGGAGCCTCCTGAATGGAATGTGGgggctttttctctctccctgtagtatagatatattctgtttcttGTCCCCCATTGAGTCAAGAATAACTTAACTTTTGGCATAAGAAACTGCTGAAGAAAAATAGGTTGAATAAgctaacatttttcttctttttgcaggATATAGAAGAGTTAGATCACTACGAGATGAAAGCAGAGCCCATTAGTGGGAAAAAGTTGGAGGATGAaggaattgaaaaagaaaatttgtcaaTATTAGAGAAATTAGGAAGACCGAAAGGCAAGACCATTTAAATGTGTAAGTGTGTATAAATAGCTAGAGCCTGGATTTTTGTTTAAGTAACTATAGTTAATACCAGGCAATGCATGAACATGCCGATCTCAGCTGCTCTCCTCCTCCATTCCTGCCTTAGTGGTAGATTCAGTCACATGTTTattggttttgagacagggtcttgctctgtcacctgggctagagtgtggtggcacaatcatagttcactgaagccttgatctcccaggctccagtgatcctcctgcctcagccttccaagtgtcTTGGACTatggacatgagccaccacaccaggctaattttttagatttttagtagagatggggtctcactgtgttgaccatGCTGATTTGGAACACCTGAGTTCacgcgatcctcctacctcagcctgccaaagtgctgggattacaggcatgagccaccgtccctAGCCACGGTCGTATGTTCTTTTGCCCAAGGTTATCTTTCTCATCTATGAATAGCCACTTTTTACCCTGTTCATCTGCTCTTCACATCCTGGAACCACCTGCTGATCCCTGTGTATGCCCCTTTCCAGCCTGTTTATGCTATTTTCTCTGCTTACCTTCCTTCTGTGGCATCTGTATATTCACATTCATTCTCTCCTACAAAACACAACTCAAATTATTTCAGCTTCAAGAAGCTGACTTTGGTCCATCCTGCTCTGACCAAATCAAAACTGATTCTTCTCTTTTGACTTAACATCTCTTTTATGTGAAGCGGCAGGATGTGAAAGGAACACTGAGTTTGGTGACAAACACACCTTTTTTGGTTTCACTTTGCTCAACTCTAAAGTATGGATAGACAGTACATACCTTTTGGATGATTGCTATGAAAAATCAATGAGAatgatgtgtgtatacacatgaaATGCTCAGACAGAGCAGGGAAATATCAGATGATTATCTGAACACTTACTACTTCCTGCCTTGTATTAGAGCTATTTACCAACTCCACGAAAGCCGAGGACCAGTTACTTTGTCTTGGGCACAGGTTTTCCAAAACAGGGAATGAATTGTTAGGCAAGTAGATGCCAAGTGTTGAAACCAGATAGATTACTCTCCCTCCTTCAGTCT
This genomic window contains:
- the LOC129482563 gene encoding LOW QUALITY PROTEIN: uncharacterized protein (The sequence of the model RefSeq protein was modified relative to this genomic sequence to represent the inferred CDS: inserted 4 bases in 3 codons), which codes for MPHEKSLPWPTRGVYHCPPEAATMTHQKRESAGSSMLDHRARPGPVPHHQEPESEDVELPLEGYVPEGLELVALRPENPTPKEQECQNHSPDRDSSSDYMXNTSEEEDYDEGLPEEEKEGIPYYIRHCPEDDSYLEGMDCNGEEYLAHGAHPVDTDGCQDAVEWTAWAGLHPHGHGAKGSQDYPDSQLPIPEDEPSVLEAHDQEEDSHYCPSKEGCQDYYPEEANGNTSASPYRLRRGDGDLEDQEEDIDQIMAEIKISLRMTSITSTSEASPEHGPEPGPADSAEACPPIKASCSPSRHEARPKSLNLLPEAKHPGDPQRGFKPKTRTPEERLKWPHEQAVGPHPQPWKRTGKRCSARPRGRVGADGARGMWDPRAFERRWRAEFPGAEAPVPRLESARDAEQELERCRLNLEQLQQVLAEEQLKASLLQAVLAGGGGGDSGDPGRPHPEAESPGADLPAGPGXAGEAGGGRSWADAVHQQLLQPQLQFRAREDDAPLGDPHAAPGTDEGGDGSDHDLEMVDFNEKFVLGCWLVAPYRFGTREEAERPGRTCSPHRWMHLIPGGRRPQRGTRDLEQPEAKDRPGSPLAAEETPRREYLPPWRHQRFLPVPERDSPGHSSPERDSDGRRHSSDREDGFSAGCSVFWGHMQTSGNVHGPHQRSLRTRLXLRRRRPASWLSRGLGVREEGEGLGPSSFPAGLVPRDHV